TGTATACCAAGGACTGTATCAAGTTCCATGGTCTCTATCAAGCATGTTCCCCCTAAGGGCGAGCCTTTCTTTATGAATTGGGTGGAGATGGGGCCACTGAACCATACGCGACGTTAAATCCGTCGGTATCACTGTCTGGCAGCGACGGAGTCGAAACCTGCTTATTTTTTTGGATCATGACCCCACCATCTTGGCTAACCAATCCGGGATTTTGCCCATTGGCTGTACCCGGATTAAACGTGGTTTGCCCATAGTTGGCTAACGTAGCGATATGTCCACCAATAGTGGGCGCTTCTAAAATCCATTCTGCAGAGGAACCCGGGCCCGAGTAGGCTTGGTTCGTGGAAAAAGTCCAACCTTTCGTCAAATCTTTTAAGGTAATCGTCCAAACGCCCCCACCATCATTAACAATCGATGCCGACATATCGTCTCCAGGAGAGACGGGCTCATTGATCACGGTCTCGGCAGCTGGTAAAATTTCCCACCATGCAGAATACTGTGCTTTCCCTTGGGCATAGTCCTGCTCCGTGCCGGTTTGAATTAAATCACTGTTATTAAAGCCATCGATCCCAATCCAAGCCGATGAATAGGTGGATCCATGACTGGGGGACACGGTGGGAACAATCCATTGGCCGGTAATCGACGAGTAGGGTCCATTAGTAATCGCATAACCTGACCAGTTACTGGATGCCCACCCGTAATTACTGGTACGGTGGGAAGGAGGAGCCAACTTTAACCGTGGAGCATGGACAAGGGCCTGGGTTGCTGAAGTCCACGATAATGACGGGGAAATCACAGCAAAAGACAGGGTCAATATACTCATCGCCCAAGACTTGGGACGCATGATACCTCAACTCCTCATCGTAAATTTCAATTGCTTAATATGTGAGATATTTCTGATCCTTGAATCCGTATATTCTCTTGCCTTACCTTTATTTCCTTTATATTGATTGGAGATTTTTTACCCGTTAGACAATCCTCTTAAGACAGCGCATAATTTGTAGATAAAGAGGAGGGATTTCGGAATGTGTACGCCCTGGTCTAAAACGTTATTAATGCTTGGTGTGATGGCGAGTTTCGTGAACCCTTGGTTCATCATCATTGCGTTTTATCCCTTAGTTGCGAGTCTTTTGGCCCGTATATTACACCGAAAAATCTGGCCGGCTCAAACACATTGTCCATTGCCCACCTATGGACCGTCTAAAAAATCAGGAACACCATCAGAAAGGGTCAGTAGATCATGCCATTAAAATCGCCAAAATGGTTAGCAACTCAAAACCCTGATGAGATCATCATTGTCGATTGCCGGTATAATTTAACCCAGCCTACTCAGGCAGCTCAAGACTATGCCCAGGCACACATTCCTGGAGCCTATTTTCTCGATCTGGAATCCGATTTGTGTGCACCAAAGGGACAACATGGAGGAAGGCATCCCCTCCCCTGTGCTGATCAGTTCGGATCTGTATTGTCACATATAGGCTGGACACCCGACAAAACACTTGTCGCATATGACAGTGATGGGTCTGGGGCTGCACACTTTTGGTGGTTGGCCCGTTACTTTGGCCTAGATAAGGAGGTTATTATTCTCCAAGGTGGATTTCAAGGCTGGCTCAATGCTGGATTACCGGTGAGTGCCGATATTCCCCGTCCCCACCTATCCGAGAGGCCCACCTTGACTCCGCAATCTCAATGGGTGGTAAACCGCGATTTTGTGTTAGAACACCTGGGCCGTTATCCCTTAATCGATTCACGCTCTTATGAACGGTACATGGGATATTATGAACCGATTGATCCCGTTGCAGGGCGAATACCAGGCGCCCAACACTTTGATTATAAGGCGGTCTATGCTTCACCGGCAGAATACCGGACACTAGAAAATTTGCAACAGCATTTTGCTCCGGTGCTGGCTATAAATACGCCACCGATTGTCTATTGTGGATCAGGAGTCTCGGCATGCTCCAATATCTTTGCTTTATCCCTGTTAGGGATCCCTGCACTCTTATATGCCGGTAGTTTTAGTGACTGGATTACCTATCCCGATTCCCCTATTGAGCAAGGAGATCAGCCACATGGAACCCCATGACAAAGAACCTCATATGGATTGGAACTTTTCTCTAGATCACGAACAAGAACCACTAAACCCCGCACCGTCTAGACCCAGGCAGTCATGGACAAATTCCATTCTGTCATTTTTTGCCCTGCTTTATAAGGCGAAAGTCTTTCTGGCTTTTGGCAGTCTCGTGATATCCATGCTGTTGTATGGATTAGCTTTCGGATGGGTGTTTGGTATCGGACTTGCCATCATTATTGCTATTCACGAAACTGGTCATGTGTTAGCAAATCGTCTAAAACATTTAGACGCATCCTGGCCCACCTTTATACCATTTCTCGGCGCGATGATTAATTTGCGACAAATGCCCCGCAATGCAGATGACGAAGCGTTTATTGGGATTGCCGGTCCCATCTTTGGACTTTTCGCCACCCTTTTAACCTTGGGAGTTTACGAGATCATCCATATCCCAGCCTTGCGTTGGCTCGCATTATTTGGTTTTTTCATGCATATTTTCAATTTAATTCCCATCGTACCGCTGGACGGAGGACGCACCGTATCCTTTTTGGGATGGAAAGCCTGGATTATAGGTTTATTAGGTTTGGTTGTGGTTCTTTTTTATAGTCCCTTTACCGGGCAGATTCATGTGGATCCGTTGACAGTGATCATTCTCGGTTTTATCATTTGGAATTTTATCGGTCGCATTAAGCATAATCCGGGTCGCGATTATAATGCCATTCCCTTTTGGCACAAGGTTGTCTATACCGCATTGTGGGCCGGCCTTATGATCCTATCGATTGCAGGCTATCTCTTAACGGGTTCGGGCTTTTAGTGGCGGGATGTCCTGTCAGTTACAAACCACTCTCACACCGGGATATGTTCATTTAGTCTCCAGGAACCGGGTAAAATGGGGAATAGTGCGCGGGATTAATGCATTCGCGGTACTTATCAATAATGACTTTCATATCGTCCCAAGCCAAAATTTTCCACTCGGGGTTTCGCAGTAAGGCCGCAGGATGAAATGTGGCCCGGAAAAAGACTCCACCACGCTCAAACCACCGGCCCCGTGCCGCACGCAAGGAGGCAATACCCAGCAATGTTTGCACAGCCGTAGACCCTAGTAATACCACTATACGTGGAGACAAATAACGTAATTGGGCTGATAAATTAGGCCAGCACGCTAGACGTTCCTCGCGGGTTGGCGTTCGGTTGTGGGGAGGCCGACATTTGACCACATTAAGGATATAGACTCCATGAAACCGATCAAAACCGCCAGCCTGTAACATTTTATCCAGCAATTGTCCCGCTGGACCAACAAAAGGGCGGAGTAAGCGATCTTCTTCGGCTCCCGGTCCTTCGCCAATGAAAACCAAAGGGGGATGATGGCTGTCGCCCTCACCAAACACGACGCCATGAGCCGCTGTTCGCAGATCGCATCGGTGGCATTGTAAAATTTTTTCACGTAGCCGACGAAATTCTTCATCCTCTGCCCAGTCATCAGCCATTCACTATGACCCTGCCTTTAGATTCTGTACTTGTCCATTCCAGCCCCAATGACGCTAACACATAACCTCCAACGGCATCCCAGATCCAATGACCTCCCGTCGCTACCACACAGAATGCCGCAACACCTGCT
The Sulfobacillus thermosulfidooxidans DNA segment above includes these coding regions:
- a CDS encoding G1 family glutamic endopeptidase; protein product: MRPKSWAMSILTLSFAVISPSLSWTSATQALVHAPRLKLAPPSHRTSNYGWASSNWSGYAITNGPYSSITGQWIVPTVSPSHGSTYSSAWIGIDGFNNSDLIQTGTEQDYAQGKAQYSAWWEILPAAETVINEPVSPGDDMSASIVNDGGGVWTITLKDLTKGWTFSTNQAYSGPGSSAEWILEAPTIGGHIATLANYGQTTFNPGTANGQNPGLVSQDGGVMIQKNKQVSTPSLPDSDTDGFNVAYGSVAPSPPNS
- a CDS encoding sulfurtransferase gives rise to the protein MPLKSPKWLATQNPDEIIIVDCRYNLTQPTQAAQDYAQAHIPGAYFLDLESDLCAPKGQHGGRHPLPCADQFGSVLSHIGWTPDKTLVAYDSDGSGAAHFWWLARYFGLDKEVIILQGGFQGWLNAGLPVSADIPRPHLSERPTLTPQSQWVVNRDFVLEHLGRYPLIDSRSYERYMGYYEPIDPVAGRIPGAQHFDYKAVYASPAEYRTLENLQQHFAPVLAINTPPIVYCGSGVSACSNIFALSLLGIPALLYAGSFSDWITYPDSPIEQGDQPHGTP
- a CDS encoding site-2 protease family protein, which encodes MEPHDKEPHMDWNFSLDHEQEPLNPAPSRPRQSWTNSILSFFALLYKAKVFLAFGSLVISMLLYGLAFGWVFGIGLAIIIAIHETGHVLANRLKHLDASWPTFIPFLGAMINLRQMPRNADDEAFIGIAGPIFGLFATLLTLGVYEIIHIPALRWLALFGFFMHIFNLIPIVPLDGGRTVSFLGWKAWIIGLLGLVVVLFYSPFTGQIHVDPLTVIILGFIIWNFIGRIKHNPGRDYNAIPFWHKVVYTALWAGLMILSIAGYLLTGSGF
- a CDS encoding uracil-DNA glycosylase, with the protein product MADDWAEDEEFRRLREKILQCHRCDLRTAAHGVVFGEGDSHHPPLVFIGEGPGAEEDRLLRPFVGPAGQLLDKMLQAGGFDRFHGVYILNVVKCRPPHNRTPTREERLACWPNLSAQLRYLSPRIVVLLGSTAVQTLLGIASLRAARGRWFERGGVFFRATFHPAALLRNPEWKILAWDDMKVIIDKYRECINPAHYSPFYPVPGD